A window of the Radiobacillus deserti genome harbors these coding sequences:
- a CDS encoding 5-formyltetrahydrofolate cyclo-ligase — MDKRSLRLEAKRRLGNMSEEQRKDVQAQLETNLIQSTLWKSASCVGITISYGLEWNTNSVIEKAWDCHKTVSVPKVNPADSSMAFYRITSFQDLEEGYKGILEPKSSCVFIPKDNLDLLIVPGLLFDKDHHRLGYGGGFYDRFLQDYMGKTIALAAEAQLYQGIPSDTYDIPIQHLITEVGFRY; from the coding sequence ATGGATAAAAGAAGCTTAAGGCTGGAAGCAAAGCGTAGACTTGGTAATATGTCTGAAGAACAACGAAAGGACGTACAAGCTCAATTAGAAACTAATTTGATTCAATCTACACTTTGGAAATCGGCATCTTGTGTTGGGATTACGATTTCATATGGCTTAGAGTGGAACACAAATTCGGTTATTGAAAAAGCATGGGATTGTCACAAGACGGTTAGTGTACCAAAAGTTAATCCAGCAGATTCTTCCATGGCATTTTATAGGATTACATCCTTTCAAGACTTAGAAGAAGGGTATAAGGGCATTTTAGAACCTAAATCCTCTTGTGTATTCATTCCAAAAGATAATTTAGATCTTCTTATCGTTCCAGGCTTGTTATTTGATAAGGATCATCACAGATTAGGGTACGGTGGTGGATTTTATGATCGATTTCTTCAAGATTATATGGGGAAAACGATAGCATTAGCAGCAGAAGCACAGCTGTATCAAGGCATTCCATCGGATACATATGATATTCCCATTCAACATTTAATTACAGAGGTTGGATTCCGTTATTAA
- the rpmG gene encoding 50S ribosomal protein L33, translated as MRVNITLACTETGDRNYITTKNKRKHPERIELKKYSPRLKRHTLHRETK; from the coding sequence ATGCGCGTAAATATTACACTTGCTTGCACTGAAACTGGTGATCGCAACTATATTACTACTAAAAATAAACGTAAACACCCAGAACGTATCGAGCTTAAAAAATATAGCCCACGTCTAAAAAGACATACGTTACACCGTGAAACGAAATAA
- a CDS encoding helix-turn-helix domain-containing protein, which produces MLVAILSLLVIAIVLFVYSFFLIDKFNNLEGQIEQFTISTMQDSYQIKKKIKILEEELLTDNWVEDTIPASSISTQTPMLRTIYKLHDQGMSVKEIAEETSLSEYDVYSILNQYSKER; this is translated from the coding sequence ATGTTAGTTGCTATATTGTCATTACTCGTAATTGCAATTGTTCTTTTTGTCTATTCCTTTTTCCTAATTGACAAATTTAATAATTTAGAGGGACAGATTGAACAGTTTACGATATCGACTATGCAAGATTCTTATCAAATCAAGAAAAAAATCAAGATCCTTGAAGAAGAACTATTAACGGATAACTGGGTAGAAGATACTATTCCTGCAAGCAGTATTAGTACGCAAACCCCAATGCTCCGCACGATTTATAAATTACATGATCAAGGCATGAGTGTAAAAGAAATCGCGGAAGAAACTTCTTTAAGTGAATATGATGTTTATTCCATCTTGAATCAATATTCTAAAGAAAGATAG
- a CDS encoding endolytic transglycosylase MltG, translating into MKYTIRAFSIGIFAATFVIAIAYFFLNNETELTSKEMIKQLEEEGYTVSQAGETAEEPTKESSNEQPEVTEEKPEQPEEDAPTKEEPPADTDEQAVEETPSKEQETYKLVIEYGTSLSTVFQNLEQAGVIKSAQEFSTFVTENGYETEIQAGEFELKTNMTYQQVADALTK; encoded by the coding sequence ATGAAGTACACAATTAGAGCCTTTTCAATTGGTATATTTGCAGCAACCTTTGTCATTGCGATTGCTTACTTCTTCTTAAATAATGAGACAGAATTAACATCAAAAGAAATGATTAAACAATTAGAAGAAGAAGGTTACACGGTATCACAAGCTGGAGAAACAGCCGAAGAACCCACTAAAGAGTCGTCAAATGAACAACCTGAGGTGACTGAGGAGAAACCGGAGCAACCGGAGGAAGATGCCCCTACTAAAGAGGAGCCTCCTGCTGATACAGATGAACAAGCTGTAGAAGAAACTCCTTCCAAAGAACAAGAAACCTATAAGCTTGTGATTGAATATGGGACAAGCCTATCTACCGTTTTCCAAAACCTTGAACAAGCTGGTGTAATAAAAAGTGCACAGGAGTTCAGTACATTCGTAACGGAAAATGGATATGAAACAGAAATTCAAGCTGGAGAATTCGAATTAAAAACGAATATGACCTACCAGCAAGTCGCAGACGCATTGACGAAGTAA
- the phoU gene encoding phosphate signaling complex protein PhoU codes for MVAREQFEVELKNIETTIIELAKEAGQALEDAVHALFTQDLELANKIIERDEVLDKKELQINEEAILLIAKEQPVARDLRRLIVAIKISSDLERMGDNATNIAKATLHLGKHDLVVHSSLKDMKDIAIKMIDLSTKAFEMQDITLARKLSEMDDLVDSMYGDVVREMLEQTATNPQKIQHVMQMAFSARFIERFADHTTNIGESILYLVKGESFDLNQ; via the coding sequence AAATATAGAGACAACAATTATAGAATTAGCTAAAGAGGCGGGGCAAGCATTAGAAGATGCAGTTCATGCACTCTTTACGCAGGATTTAGAATTAGCGAATAAGATTATTGAACGGGATGAAGTGCTAGATAAAAAAGAACTACAAATTAACGAAGAAGCTATTCTGTTAATTGCGAAGGAGCAGCCTGTCGCAAGAGACTTACGTCGGTTGATTGTCGCTATTAAAATCTCCTCGGATTTGGAAAGAATGGGGGACAATGCGACTAATATCGCGAAAGCTACCTTGCATCTAGGAAAACATGACTTAGTTGTTCATTCCTCTTTAAAGGATATGAAAGACATCGCGATTAAGATGATTGATTTAAGTACGAAAGCCTTTGAAATGCAAGATATTACGTTAGCAAGAAAGCTATCCGAAATGGATGACTTGGTTGACAGTATGTATGGAGATGTAGTTCGGGAAATGCTGGAGCAAACAGCAACAAATCCTCAAAAGATTCAGCATGTGATGCAAATGGCGTTTAGTGCACGGTTCATTGAGCGATTCGCGGATCACACAACAAATATTGGGGAAAGCATTCTTTATCTTGTAAAAGGCGAATCCTTTGATTTAAATCAATAA